A single window of Stigmatopora nigra isolate UIUO_SnigA chromosome 20, RoL_Snig_1.1, whole genome shotgun sequence DNA harbors:
- the LOC144213936 gene encoding uncharacterized protein LOC144213936, producing MARALHLIELTVQSEEGIETIFEGKKAEYLNLAAKCQKIVCFRNDLNADGQESVDLEEEFELHQIKEEELEFPQQQMRDEQHPIKREEDHFTWSLGEFVKREDVLGVASGGAEPANTKTWPRIKQEEQEFPQKQIGEQLPIKKEEDHFAWSPGESVKRDYLGVASEGADSANASAWPQIKEKPEFPQQCKREDQPPIKNECVKCSTGESFKCEDDLGLANRGVELLNGSSTEGWRAENVISPLSDGNKLLEDDDEDVMKNPSGDKLCKCFQCGKTFGKKSSLKVHTRTHTGEKPYSCSVCGQRFTQVGQLNSHARTHTGEKPFSCSVCSKAFSKKDNLKTHTRTHTGEKPFSCSVCGQRFTVKATLISHARTHTGEKPFSCSACGQRFTELGVMLPPSGDTGKETPPPNVKEEEMDILTCTFEPLKSEDDGLSEASNCSTEAHKLIAPVTDSNPATSLDTDDEDEVHNAADHKCSQCGKTYGKKSNLKRHMRSHAGEKQIHQRTQTDEKPFSCSVGGEGFPAKSDLTKHTRTHTGEKPFTCSLCGQRFAQKEHLTEHTRTHSGEKPFACSFFGQIFSKNGNLMPHKNRHCRVAGTAASAQKPRLPFPQPLHTVFPVVSQGVPGPAGRPLMWIHCGSENEMR from the exons ATGGCAAGAGCGCTTCATCTCATAGAACTAACAGTACAATCAGAGGAGGGGATCGAGACCATCTTCGAGGGAAAGAAGGCCGAATACTTGAATCTGGCAGCCAAGTGCCAGAAAATTGTTT gtttcagaaatgatcTTAATGCTGATGGGCAGGAATCTGTTGACCTTGAAGAGGAATTTGAGCTCcaccaaatcaaagaggaggagctagagttccctcaacaacaaatgagagacgagcaacatccaatcaaaagggaggaagatcatttcacctggtcacttggtgagttcGTGAAGAGGGAAGATGTTCTGGGCGTGGCAAGTGGAGGGGCGGAAcctgcaaacaccaaaacatggCCCCGAATTAAACAAGAGGAGCAAGAGTTCCCTCAAAAACAAATAggagagcaacttccaatcaaaaaggaggaagatcatttcgcctggtcaccaggtgagtccgtGAAAAGGGATTATCTGGGTGTGGCCAGCGAAGGGGCAGATTCTGCAAACgcctcagcatggccccaaattaaagagaagccagagttccctcaacagtgcaaaagagaagaccaacctccaatcaaaaacgaatgtgtcaaatgttcaacCGGGGAATCTTTCAAgtgtgaagatgatctgggcctggccaacagaggggtggagcttctgaacggcagctcaacagaaggatggcgagcagaaaatgtaatttctcctttatcagatggcaacaagttgcttgaagatgatgatgaagatgttatgaaaaatcccagcggtgacaaactctgcaaatgctttcagtgtgggaaaacctttggaaaaaagtcttctttgaaagtacacacaagaacccacacgggtgaaaaaccatattcatgctcagtttgtggtcaaagattcacacaggtGGGACAGTTAaatagtcatgcaagaacccacactggtgaaaaaccattttcatgttcagtttgcagtaaagccttttctaaaaaagacaacttaaaaacccacacaagaacccacacaggtgaaaaaccattttcatgttcagtttgtggtcaaagattcacagtgaaggcaacattaattagccatgcaagaacacacacaggtgaaaaaccattttcatgttcagcttgtggtcaaagattcacagag TTGGGCGTAATGCTGCCACCTAGCGGCGACACGGG GaaggagacccccccccccaatgttaAAGAAGAAGAGATGGACATCCTCACGTGCACTTTTGAGCCTTTAAAAAGCGAAGACGACGGTCTGAGCGAGGCCAGCAACTGCTCAACGGAAGCACACAAGCTCATTGCTCCGGTAACGGATAGCAACCCCGCTACGTCATTGGACACCGATGACGAAGACGAAGTTCATAATGCCGCGGACCATAAATGCTCACAGTGCGGGAAAACCTACGGGAAGAAGTCCAACTTGAAGAGGCACATGAGGAGCCACGCCGGAGAGAAAC aaatccaccaaagaaCCCAAACGGACGAGAAACCATTCTCCTGCTCCGTGGGTGGGGAAGGATTCCCTGCCAAGTCAGATTTAACAAAACACACGAGGACCCATACCGGTGAGAAACCTTTCACTTGCTCACTGTGTGGCCAAAGATTCGCTCAGAAGGAGCACTTGACAGAACACACGAGAACCCACAGTGGCGAGAAGCCCTTTGCATgctcattttttggtcaaatcttCTCTAAAAATGGGAATTTAATGCCACACAAGAAccgacactg TCGGGTCGCAGGTACAGCAGCTTCAGCACAGAAACCAAGACTTCCctttccccagccacttcatacaGTTTTTCCGGTTGTATCCCAAGGCGTTCCCGGGCCAGCGGGAAGACCCCTAATGTGGATAcattgcggttcagaaaatgagatgagatga